In Crateriforma spongiae, the following are encoded in one genomic region:
- a CDS encoding transglutaminase TgpA family protein has product MANGQTVGEANGSVVVANPTKPQRRLINRTQLSFAVLSCLGGLAMRGDNLEGLATTAAVFSIFGYLFVDRFRLFSMPAPLAYTAMGIAGLYCVSDFSDLGGPGSKQIEAVAYLLVSVQAVLMLQRKTQRIYEQIVVFCLLQLIVAAVFNDALQFGAALIPIGLVGVFGLSLLSTASAATEGDDSLAIDQTFHSALDAQGRITVPPSDEMFQDDEPEIDLDEAWILTGTPESNQSLALAGRRTFWVIGMTITPAVWLIAAIFFYALPRMTDASTMGSAGSALVGFNDEVDLMQVGKLLQSGETALRVRMQDRRTGKLYKITGPMYLRGRALETYSVDLTSELSHGQWRSRNAGILSRFAPTPVEYEGIPAKDRALFDSVAVTVNHEATKSQSLFGIVPYFEVAGPGRIQHKPASYELSRPKRSSGGYPRYRIRYTTNAFYLGNQSEFISPWTSDDPWGRTHQDETRLANDEDLLDFDTEDDAQLEQRLEIRNLRYKTEEDWEKYLELCTEWSRENIPTAGRLAKMIRRDMAADRGSTFDFVKAAENLFSAKNDFEYTLDLSADILEGVDPIEQFLKVDRRGHCQFFASGLIMILRSEGIPARMVVGYCTDEYNELGDYYVARQLHAHAWVEALLHKDELPPTANLAGQRPSEYYWVRLDPTPGGSGGGITPDRSGGVNQVLDIAQNLWDDYVVDMDGGRQDRVLSATAGSTPMSDAYTQMIQRLQASLARARAGELGGGSLAKGNRFSLPAALATIGMSVMVIVLLRLKLPALLGRDRGDLAETAAARPTLAFYADAVDQLQRLGVHRHTAQTPAELSTEISAKTSRSRFPAGEPFAALTRLFYAMRYRGDSVDAKVTDSLLDDLNERVGRIVNQGDIGAGASGQAGQPDAVEPAGKP; this is encoded by the coding sequence ATGGCCAACGGACAGACGGTCGGCGAAGCCAACGGGTCGGTTGTCGTTGCCAACCCCACCAAACCCCAGCGTCGGCTGATCAATCGCACCCAGTTGTCCTTTGCCGTGTTGTCGTGCTTGGGCGGACTGGCGATGCGTGGCGACAATTTGGAAGGCCTGGCCACGACCGCCGCCGTATTCTCAATTTTCGGCTATCTGTTCGTCGATCGCTTCCGCTTGTTTTCCATGCCCGCGCCGCTGGCGTACACCGCGATGGGCATCGCCGGACTTTATTGTGTCAGCGATTTCAGCGACTTGGGCGGCCCAGGCAGCAAACAGATCGAGGCGGTCGCCTATTTGTTGGTGTCGGTACAAGCGGTCTTGATGCTGCAGCGTAAGACCCAGCGGATCTATGAACAGATCGTCGTCTTTTGTTTGTTGCAACTGATCGTTGCGGCGGTGTTCAACGATGCCCTGCAGTTCGGCGCTGCTCTGATTCCCATTGGTTTGGTCGGTGTCTTTGGTTTAAGCCTGTTGTCCACCGCCAGTGCGGCAACCGAAGGCGATGATTCCTTGGCGATCGACCAAACGTTCCACAGTGCGTTGGACGCGCAAGGTCGAATCACGGTTCCGCCCAGCGACGAAATGTTCCAAGACGATGAACCGGAGATTGATCTGGATGAAGCATGGATCTTGACCGGCACACCGGAATCGAACCAGTCGCTGGCCTTGGCCGGACGCCGGACGTTTTGGGTCATCGGCATGACCATCACGCCGGCGGTGTGGTTGATTGCCGCGATCTTTTTCTACGCGTTGCCGCGAATGACCGACGCGTCGACGATGGGCAGTGCCGGGTCCGCATTGGTGGGCTTCAACGATGAAGTCGACTTGATGCAAGTCGGTAAGTTGCTGCAAAGCGGTGAAACGGCGCTGCGCGTGCGCATGCAAGATCGGCGGACGGGAAAACTGTACAAGATCACCGGGCCGATGTACCTGCGTGGCCGGGCGTTGGAGACGTACAGCGTGGATTTGACCAGCGAGCTTTCCCACGGCCAGTGGCGATCACGCAATGCGGGAATTCTAAGTCGTTTCGCGCCCACGCCCGTCGAATACGAGGGGATCCCCGCCAAAGACCGCGCCCTGTTCGACTCGGTGGCGGTCACCGTCAACCACGAAGCCACCAAGTCCCAGTCGCTGTTCGGGATCGTTCCCTATTTCGAGGTCGCAGGTCCGGGACGGATCCAACACAAACCGGCAAGCTATGAATTGTCTCGGCCCAAACGATCCTCGGGCGGCTATCCACGCTATCGCATTCGATACACGACCAACGCGTTCTATCTGGGAAACCAGTCGGAATTCATCTCACCCTGGACCAGCGACGACCCATGGGGACGCACGCACCAAGATGAAACCAGACTTGCCAACGATGAAGACTTGTTGGATTTCGATACCGAAGACGACGCCCAATTAGAACAGCGGTTGGAAATCCGAAACCTTCGTTACAAGACGGAAGAGGACTGGGAAAAGTATCTCGAACTGTGCACCGAATGGAGTCGGGAAAACATCCCAACGGCCGGGCGGTTGGCGAAGATGATTCGACGGGACATGGCGGCCGATCGTGGAAGCACTTTCGACTTCGTCAAGGCGGCCGAAAATCTGTTCTCCGCCAAAAACGACTTCGAATACACCTTGGACCTCAGCGCCGACATCTTGGAAGGCGTCGACCCGATCGAACAGTTCTTGAAGGTTGATCGACGCGGTCATTGCCAGTTTTTCGCATCCGGTCTGATCATGATACTGCGAAGCGAAGGCATCCCAGCGCGGATGGTCGTCGGCTACTGCACCGACGAATACAACGAATTGGGGGACTACTACGTTGCGCGACAGTTGCATGCCCATGCTTGGGTCGAAGCCCTGTTGCACAAGGACGAATTGCCACCGACGGCGAATCTGGCCGGACAGCGACCGTCGGAATACTACTGGGTGCGTTTGGATCCGACGCCGGGCGGTTCGGGCGGCGGAATCACACCGGATCGCAGCGGTGGGGTGAACCAAGTGCTGGACATCGCGCAAAACCTGTGGGACGACTACGTGGTGGACATGGACGGGGGACGCCAAGACCGCGTGCTGTCGGCTACCGCGGGATCGACGCCGATGAGCGATGCGTACACCCAAATGATCCAGCGATTGCAGGCCAGTTTGGCTCGGGCTCGGGCCGGTGAACTGGGCGGTGGTTCGTTGGCCAAAGGCAATCGATTCTCATTGCCCGCCGCGCTCGCGACGATCGGCATGTCGGTGATGGTGATCGTGTTGCTGCGGCTGAAGCTTCCCGCACTGTTGGGACGCGATCGCGGCGACCTTGCCGAAACCGCTGCGGCACGCCCCACGCTGGCGTTTTATGCCGATGCCGTCGATCAGCTGCAGCGTTTGGGCGTCCATCGACACACGGCGCAGACCCCCGCCGAACTGTCCACAGAAATTTCTGCGAAGACTTCGCGGTCACGTTTTCCCGCCGGAGAACCCTTCGCGGCACTGACGCGGTTGTTCTATGCCATGCGATATCGCGGTGACAGTGTGGACGCAAAGGTGACAGATTCGCTGTTAGACGATCTGAATGAGCGAGTCGGCCGCATCGTGAACCAGGGGGACATCGGCGCGGGCGCGTCTGGGCAAGCTGGACAACCCGATGCTGTTGAACCGGCTGGGAAACCCTAG
- the cmk gene encoding (d)CMP kinase, which produces MIVTIDGPAGAGKSSIARQVADRLAFEFLDTGAMYRAVTLGCLRAGIDFDDVDALEQFAGCLELRWDDQRIFLNGEDVSEEIRQPEVSAAIGRIADLLPLRTRLSEMQRQVAEGKDIVTEGRDQGAEVFPDAECKVFLTASPQTRARRRQLQLSETGVNLSIDEILDAQNRRDLEDTTRDVGRLRAADDAIVVNTDCLSSDEVLQAVLEIIHGVLESRTSKTAS; this is translated from the coding sequence GTGATCGTCACCATCGATGGCCCCGCCGGCGCGGGGAAAAGCAGTATCGCTCGCCAAGTCGCTGACCGGCTGGCGTTCGAATTTCTTGACACCGGGGCGATGTATCGTGCCGTGACGCTGGGGTGCCTTCGGGCCGGCATCGACTTCGATGACGTCGATGCTCTGGAACAATTCGCTGGTTGCTTGGAATTGCGTTGGGACGACCAACGCATTTTTCTTAACGGCGAAGACGTTTCGGAGGAGATCCGGCAACCGGAAGTCAGCGCCGCCATCGGTCGGATCGCCGATCTTTTGCCGCTGCGGACCAGGCTGTCGGAAATGCAACGACAGGTCGCCGAGGGCAAAGACATCGTCACCGAGGGACGCGATCAAGGCGCCGAAGTTTTCCCTGACGCGGAATGCAAGGTGTTTCTGACCGCGTCACCGCAGACCCGCGCCCGTCGCCGTCAGTTGCAATTGTCCGAAACGGGCGTGAATCTTTCGATCGACGAAATCCTGGACGCCCAGAATAGACGCGACCTGGAAGACACCACGCGTGACGTTGGACGGCTGCGTGCGGCGGATGACGCGATCGTGGTGAATACCGACTGTCTGTCCAGCGATGAAGTGCTGCAGGCGGTTTTGGAAATCATCCACGGCGTCTTGGAATCCCGAACGTCCAAGACCGCTTCTTAA
- a CDS encoding DUF1559 domain-containing protein encodes MRQTSSTRPGFTLVELLVVIAIIGVLVGLLLPAVQSAREAARRMSCSNNAKQIGLALHNYHSAFNNLPAMMGGSRGETNIGDSTRSNQLRLSYLVPLLPFIEQQPLWDQISNPMAVKTNGDPKNPPWPSMGPAPWRGDYRPWATDVSSFRCPSDPGVGSPALGRCNYANCMGDAVEYLDVGAYRWVTPNTFSNANVEQINVSGRGMFVCREYKKFRDVVDGLSNTIMVGEILSDSGTRDIRTAPADGPGSGPLRDNPSWALDQGLIDPNRPLYWLPDTNLTTDQSTGGDGNWSGRARGFRWSDGCHQFTGFNTILPPNSETVSRTGNDNTWGIYPPSSQHPGGVHVVMGDGAVKFISDAIDAGDRRAKTVYKAAGNAGIASPYGVWGAMGTRASRETYDSTDL; translated from the coding sequence ATGAGACAAACATCCTCCACTCGACCGGGCTTCACGCTGGTGGAACTGTTGGTGGTGATCGCCATCATCGGCGTCCTGGTCGGCCTGTTGTTGCCGGCGGTTCAGTCGGCACGCGAAGCCGCGCGTCGGATGTCTTGCAGCAACAATGCCAAGCAAATCGGATTGGCGCTGCACAACTATCACTCGGCGTTCAACAACCTGCCCGCCATGATGGGCGGCTCGCGCGGCGAAACCAACATCGGCGACAGCACGCGAAGCAATCAATTGCGTCTAAGCTACCTGGTTCCTCTGTTGCCGTTCATCGAGCAACAACCGTTGTGGGATCAGATCAGCAATCCGATGGCCGTGAAGACCAACGGCGATCCCAAGAACCCGCCGTGGCCGTCGATGGGCCCCGCCCCATGGCGTGGCGATTATCGTCCTTGGGCCACCGACGTTTCGTCGTTCCGTTGCCCCAGTGACCCCGGTGTCGGTTCGCCCGCTCTTGGCCGTTGCAACTATGCCAACTGCATGGGTGACGCGGTTGAATACTTGGACGTCGGTGCCTATCGCTGGGTGACCCCGAATACTTTCTCCAACGCCAATGTTGAACAGATCAACGTTTCGGGACGCGGGATGTTCGTCTGTCGCGAGTACAAAAAATTCCGTGACGTCGTCGACGGATTGTCCAACACGATCATGGTCGGCGAAATCTTGTCGGATTCCGGCACTCGTGACATCCGTACCGCACCGGCCGACGGCCCCGGTTCGGGTCCGTTGCGTGACAACCCGTCATGGGCGTTGGACCAAGGTCTGATCGATCCGAATCGTCCGCTGTACTGGTTGCCCGATACCAACTTGACCACCGACCAAAGCACCGGTGGTGATGGAAACTGGTCGGGCCGTGCACGTGGTTTCCGTTGGTCCGACGGGTGTCACCAGTTCACCGGTTTCAACACGATCCTGCCGCCCAACAGCGAAACCGTTTCGCGAACCGGCAACGACAACACTTGGGGGATTTATCCGCCCAGTAGCCAGCACCCCGGCGGCGTTCACGTCGTGATGGGTGACGGTGCGGTGAAGTTCATCTCCGACGCCATCGACGCCGGCGATCGTCGTGCCAAGACGGTTTACAAGGCCGCTGGCAACGCAGGGATCGCCAGCCCGTACGGCGTTTGGGGTGCTATGGGCACCCGCGCCAGCCGCGAAACTTACGACTCGACCGACCTGTAA
- the ppk2 gene encoding polyphosphate kinase 2 has translation MASKPDSKRAALKMKRADYMKELRKLQAELCHLQAWVKHNGIRAIVVFEGRDAAGKGGTIRAITERVSPRVFRTVALPAPSDREKSQMYLQRYMNHFPAAGEIVIFDRSWYNRAGVEYVMGFCTKEEHRRFLQLCPVVENYIADGGIQLIKYWLEVGDEEQKRRFEARITDPLRQWKLSAMDLPSRSKWYEYSRARDMMLEATDTDHAPWNILPSDDKRRARLNCIRHLLNQFPYEKVPAEEVKLPKRSKEGAYDDTASLSGRNFVPQHY, from the coding sequence ATGGCTTCGAAACCGGATTCCAAACGTGCCGCGTTAAAAATGAAACGTGCGGACTATATGAAAGAGCTTCGCAAATTGCAGGCAGAGCTTTGTCATTTGCAGGCGTGGGTGAAGCACAACGGCATCCGCGCGATCGTTGTATTCGAAGGCCGCGACGCCGCGGGAAAGGGCGGGACGATTCGCGCGATTACCGAACGAGTCAGCCCGCGTGTGTTTCGCACGGTTGCACTTCCCGCACCGTCGGATCGCGAGAAGTCGCAGATGTACCTTCAACGATACATGAACCACTTTCCGGCCGCCGGCGAGATCGTGATTTTTGACCGCAGTTGGTACAACCGCGCCGGTGTCGAGTATGTGATGGGGTTCTGTACCAAAGAAGAACACCGGCGTTTTCTGCAGCTATGTCCCGTGGTCGAAAATTATATCGCCGATGGCGGAATCCAGCTGATCAAGTATTGGCTGGAGGTGGGTGACGAGGAACAGAAGCGACGGTTCGAAGCCAGGATCACCGACCCGCTGCGGCAGTGGAAATTAAGCGCAATGGACCTTCCTTCGCGCAGCAAGTGGTACGAGTATTCCAGAGCCCGCGACATGATGTTGGAAGCCACCGACACGGACCACGCACCTTGGAACATCTTGCCGTCCGATGACAAGCGACGCGCACGATTGAACTGCATCCGACACCTGTTGAATCAGTTTCCGTACGAGAAGGTCCCCGCCGAAGAAGTCAAATTGCCCAAGCGGTCCAAGGAAGGAGCCTACGACGATACGGCATCCCTGTCCGGCCGCAACTTTGTGCCCCAGCACTATTGA